In Humulus lupulus chromosome 6, drHumLupu1.1, whole genome shotgun sequence, a single genomic region encodes these proteins:
- the LOC133781935 gene encoding probable CoA ligase CCL11 has product MEELKPRFANSCPLTPLGFLERAATVYGDCISVVYDDLSYTWSQTHTRCLRVASCIESWLGVKKGQVVSVVAPNVPAMYELNFAVPMAGVVLNNINTRLNAVTISVMLRHSESKLVFVDQLSVRLVLDAVSLFPKNTPTPLLVLIADNITGENLTVEDREHFVCCYEDLVEKGDDKTFKWVRPISEWDPIVLNYTSGTTSSPKGVVHSHRSVFVVTLDSLIDWGVPKQPVYLWTLPMFHANGWGYTWGIAAVGGTNICLRRFDGEIIFNLIRRHRVTHMCAAPIVLNMLSNSPNAEPLPNPVHVMTGGAPPPAAVLLRTESLGFVISHGYGMTEMLGVVVSCAWKREWNRLPATEQARLKSRQGVRTAAMMEVDVVDPNSGVSVKRDGLTMGEIVLKGSSIMLGYLKNSAATAKCIRADGWFYTGDMAVMHPDGYLEIKDRSKDVIISGGENVSSVEVESALYSHPAVDEAAVVACPDEYWGETPFAFVTLKKGMRVRPTEKEILEYCREKLAHFMVPKVVVFRDKLPKTSTGKIQKFTLKEIVKTMGYSSSSSSYGVGRARM; this is encoded by the coding sequence ATGGAGGAACTGAAGCCAAGGTTTGCAAATTCATGTCCTTTGACCCCACTGGGATTCCTGGAAAGAGCTGCAACTGTCTACGGTGACTGCATTTCGGTTGTTTACGACGACCTCTCCTACACATGGTCGCAAACCCACACCCGTTGTCTCCGTGTGGCCTCCTGTATCGAATCATGGCTCGGCGTCAAGAAGGGTCAAGTCGTTTCAGTCGTCGCACCAAATGTCCCGGCAATGTACGAGCTCAACTTCGCCGTCCCCATGGCTGGAGTTGTCCTCAACAATATCAATACACGACTTAACGCCGTTACTATCTCCGTTATGCTTCGTCACAGCGAGTCCAAACTCGTCTTTGTCGACCAATTATCCGTTCGTCTCGTCCTCGACGCTGTGTCTTTGTTCCCGAAGAACACCCCAACTCCACTTCTGGTTCTCATTGCTGATAATATTACGGGCGAGAATTTGACGGTTGAGGATCGTGAACACTTCGTTTGCTGTTATGAGGACTTAGTGGAGAAAGGAGACGATAAAACCTTCAAATGGGTTCGACCCATCAGCGAGTGGGATCCGATAGTGTTGAATTACACCTCCGGAACGACGTCGTCTCCCAAAGGTGTCGTTCATAGCCACAGAAGCGTTTTCGTCGTTACTCTTGACTCGCTCATCGACTGGGGAGTCCCCAAACAGCCCGTTTACCTCTGGACTCTCCCCATGTTTCACGCCAACGGGTGGGGCTACACATGGGGCATAGCAGCCGTTGGTGGAACCAACATATGCCTCCGGAGATTCGACGGTGAGATCATCTTCAACCTTATTCGACGGCACAGAGTGACTCACATGTGTGCAGCGCCAATCGTGCTCAACATGTTGTCAAACTCTCCCAATGCCGAGCCTCTTCCAAACCCGGTTCACGTCATGACCGGCGGAGCACCACCGCCCGCGGCAGTACTTCTCCGGACAGAGTCCTTAGGCTTCGTCATCAGCCACGGCTACGGGATGACAGAGATGTTGGGAGTGGTCGTGTCATGCGCGTGGAAGCGGGAATGGAATAGGCTACCCGCAACGGAGCAAGCACGGTTAAAGTCTCGTCAAGGGGTGAGGACGGCGGCGATGATGGAAGTCGATGTTGTTGATCCAAACTCAGGGGTTAGCGTCAAGAGAGATGGTTTAACAATGGGAGAAATAGTCCTGAAAGGGAGTAGCATCATGTTAGGGTATCTAAAAAACTCAGCCGCCACCGCAAAATGCATAAGAGCCGACGGTTGGTTCTACACAGGTGATATGGCTGTAATGCATCCCGATGGGTATTTGGAGATTAAGGATCGATCCAAGGACGTTATCATAAGCGGCGGAGAGAATGTGAGCAGCGTGGAGGTGGAGTCGGCCCTTTACAGCCACCCCGCGGTGGATGAGGCCGCGGTGGTGGCCTGTCCCGACGAGTATTGGGGTGAGACGCCGTTTGCGTTTGTgacattgaagaaagggatgaGAGTGAGGCCGACGGAGAAGGAGATATTGGAGTACTGTAGAGAAAAGTTGGCTCATTTTATGGTACCTAAAGTGGTGGTGTTTAGGGATAAGCTTCCCAAGACTTCCACTGGAAAGATTCAAAAGTTTACGTTGAAAGAGATTGTTAAGACGATGggatattcttcttcttcttcttcttatggGGTTGGTCGGGCTCGGATGTAA